The following coding sequences lie in one Candidatus Nitrospira allomarina genomic window:
- a CDS encoding fibronectin type III domain-containing protein, protein MVRPMIPWNFATRTVAGLAFLFIGLFSSPAFSASSVQLTWDASPEPDLKGYNVYMGTSQGSYNTTKNIGLNPSFVFQNLSQGMTYYFTVTAYDQTNNESLPSEEVSVKIPDIITPTTPGNLTLTSTSGTQVAFSWTASTDNVGVTGYDVARNNVTIGQSTTNAFVDKTISPGMTYLYTVKARDAGGNVSASSSPLSVSVPLVPPQDMISPSVPQNLTLTSTSGTQVAFSWTASTDNVGVTGYDVARNNVVIGQPTTTGFVDKTISPGISYFYTVRARDANGNVSAWSAPLQFTTPQVMAQLEVFVSGSGSVLSTPDGINCPRRSCSTNYPNQTVVTLTPNPRNGWTFSGWSGSCTGTATCSLTLTGNRTVQAHFTKGSQAGPGKDSRNVKRQRRTR, encoded by the coding sequence ATGGTCCGCCCTATGATCCCCTGGAATTTCGCCACCAGAACTGTTGCAGGCCTTGCATTCCTGTTCATCGGATTATTCAGCAGCCCGGCCTTCTCAGCATCTTCGGTCCAACTAACCTGGGACGCAAGTCCGGAACCGGATTTAAAGGGATACAATGTGTACATGGGAACATCCCAGGGGTCCTATAACACCACAAAAAATATCGGACTCAACCCTTCCTTTGTTTTTCAGAACTTGTCGCAGGGAATGACCTATTATTTTACAGTCACGGCATATGATCAGACAAACAACGAAAGTCTACCCTCGGAAGAAGTGAGTGTGAAAATTCCCGATATCATTACACCGACAACCCCTGGAAATCTCACGTTGACTTCAACATCAGGCACCCAAGTGGCCTTTTCATGGACAGCTTCAACCGACAATGTCGGCGTAACCGGATATGATGTGGCCCGGAACAATGTGACCATCGGGCAATCTACCACCAATGCCTTTGTGGATAAAACGATTAGTCCGGGCATGACTTACCTCTATACCGTCAAAGCCCGGGATGCCGGCGGGAATGTATCCGCATCGTCAAGTCCACTTTCCGTATCGGTCCCACTCGTCCCACCACAAGATATGATCTCGCCGTCGGTACCCCAAAACCTCACGTTGACTTCAACATCAGGCACCCAAGTGGCCTTTTCATGGACAGCTTCAACTGATAATGTCGGCGTGACGGGATATGATGTGGCTCGGAATAATGTAGTCATCGGGCAACCCACCACCACTGGCTTTGTGGATAAAACCATCAGTCCGGGTATTTCCTATTTCTATACCGTGAGGGCTCGGGATGCCAACGGCAATGTATCCGCATGGTCGGCCCCCCTGCAGTTCACTACTCCCCAGGTAATGGCCCAACTGGAAGTGTTCGTCAGCGGTAGTGGATCCGTCCTTTCGACTCCTGACGGAATTAATTGCCCACGACGAAGTTGCTCAACCAACTACCCAAATCAAACTGTCGTGACCTTGACCCCTAACCCAAGAAATGGTTGGACATTTTCAGGATGGTCCGGCAGCTGTACCGGGACTGCAACATGTTCATTAACACTCACGGGAAACAGAACCGTTCAGGCCCATTTCACGAAGGGTTCTCAGGCAGGTCCTGGCAAAGACTCTCGAAATGTTAAAAGACAAAGACGAACGAGATGA
- a CDS encoding glutaminase, with amino-acid sequence MGLPGKGGEGGGIVGEISNRLTVAVWSPGLNENGNSFAGPYALE; translated from the coding sequence ATCGGATTGCCGGGAAAAGGTGGCGAGGGTGGGGGAATTGTCGGGGAGATCTCAAACCGGTTAACCGTTGCCGTATGGTCTCCCGGCCTCAACGAGAATGGCAATTCATTCGCAGGGCCATACGCACTCGAATGA
- a CDS encoding DUF488 family protein, N3 subclade codes for MGRTPRLQAQEPIRCGWVGTKPYFISYHDEEWGIPVHTDHRHFEMLTLEGAQAGLSWSTILLRREGYRRAFAGFDPSKVARFDNRKRAALLQDTGIIRNRLKIESAITNAQAFLKVQKEFGTFDHYIWDFVGGAPKLNNWNTMSQVPATTPESDALSKDLKKRGFRFVGSTVIYAHMQAAGLVNDHTTDCFRHPSNHPAQAPFQGTGRSRTAALSTIRIKRVYDAPAPDDGCRILIDRLWPRGLSKEAAHVNLWQKDLAPSTRLRSWFRHDPVRWHEFQTRYFTELDQNIKAVEDLWQRARYSPVTILFGAKNEKYNNAVALKAYLSRHCK; via the coding sequence ATGGGACGCACCCCACGCTTGCAGGCTCAAGAACCTATCCGTTGTGGATGGGTGGGAACAAAGCCCTACTTCATTTCCTATCATGATGAAGAATGGGGGATCCCTGTCCACACAGACCACCGTCATTTTGAAATGCTGACATTGGAAGGTGCGCAGGCGGGGTTGTCCTGGTCGACGATCCTGTTACGCCGGGAAGGCTACCGCCGGGCGTTTGCCGGATTCGATCCCTCGAAAGTGGCCAGATTTGATAACAGAAAAAGGGCGGCACTGCTTCAAGATACCGGGATCATCCGAAATCGCCTTAAGATTGAATCCGCCATTACCAATGCCCAAGCCTTTCTGAAGGTGCAGAAGGAGTTCGGCACCTTCGATCACTATATATGGGATTTTGTCGGGGGGGCACCCAAGCTGAATAATTGGAACACCATGTCTCAAGTCCCGGCCACGACGCCCGAAAGCGATGCTCTTTCAAAAGATCTCAAGAAACGTGGATTTAGATTTGTGGGGAGTACCGTGATCTACGCACACATGCAGGCGGCCGGATTGGTCAATGATCATACCACGGATTGCTTTCGACATCCCTCAAACCATCCCGCGCAGGCCCCTTTTCAAGGAACGGGCCGTTCCCGAACAGCAGCCCTCTCAACCATCAGGATCAAACGAGTATACGACGCCCCTGCCCCAGATGACGGATGTCGGATTCTCATTGATCGGCTGTGGCCACGTGGACTTTCAAAAGAGGCGGCTCACGTTAATCTGTGGCAAAAAGATCTTGCCCCGTCAACAAGACTGCGTAGCTGGTTCCGGCATGACCCGGTCCGCTGGCACGAATTTCAGACACGATATTTCACCGAGCTTGATCAGAACATCAAGGCCGTTGAGGATCTCTGGCAACGAGCCCGATATAGTCCGGTGACGATTCTTTTTGGGGCCAAGAACGAGAAATACAATAATGCTGTCGCCCTGAAAGCCTATCTCTCCCGTCATTGTAAATGA
- a CDS encoding PAS domain S-box protein, which produces MSPVQDSGLSALLIEDNSHERIAIRRSLKQDVHTLLECESAEEAIRHLEHSPSKFDVIIADFKLPGMDGLTLFRTLRQMKCLSPFILLTGNGSEQIAIEAFKAGVNDYLVKASESDYLNLLPALVTEVIQHHRLKIKNELLELSLKEAQERFHQFMEHYQGIFWLTDFQEPRRLLYVSPTYERIWGRPALQLAQNPLDWLEALHPDDQDRIRNAYLKLNISGEYNEIYRIVKSDGSTRWIHERGLINHNQGGHPYRITRLAEDITDRTTMSEALQASEERFAQFMAHLPGLAYMKDEQYRLTYLNPEFEQVFNINLKNWIGKTVHDVLPPDTAAKLQYDDDWVLSHGQSLEIIEDIPLPDGLHQYLTCKFPILQHDRPPILGGVSIDVTGQFKAEIQRDHIFSLSLDLMCSIGIDGYLKKTNPAFEKLLGYTQEELLSQPLIFFTHPDDRLSTQAAFHQLAEEKDVVDFQNRIRDIRGNYLWLEWRATPQLQEKSIYAVARDITQRYHATKALRRYEQIVSTSSDFLCFLDEKNCLQAVNHGFCEYFNLPAREITGRHIRDFVGTELFESQLQSHLDDCRKGRVVCFHQDLTFPEENVRFMEVRLNPYVESDGTISGVTAIWRDLTEQKRLEQHVRQTQKMESIGTLAGGIAHDFNNILMAILGWAEMGTWKHPQGDPAYKYFEQIGIAGKRGRDLIQQILTFSRQTEHHPRPVDLGPVIEESLALLRATFPSNIELHFGIHHNMNMVFADPVQIHRIIMNLCSNAEHALRPHGGTLTIDLHAIIIEKGDFQFPPTLIPGRYVQIVVSDSGPGIPDQILSKIFDPFFTTKPVGEGTGMGLSVVHGIVENLRGHISVKSSAKDGTTFFIAIPEYQVPTDSSLHSKPSNISNGSGHVLIVDDEISITEVMKEFLEHLGYTVTVRTNPLEALEEFRMKPHGFDCLITDQTMPRLGGDQLSREILKVRPNMPIILCTGFSHTIDQENSLEQGITAFLYKPILLDQLSQTLTHILSHSKPEIP; this is translated from the coding sequence ATGTCCCCAGTGCAGGATTCCGGATTATCAGCTCTTCTCATCGAAGACAATTCCCATGAGCGAATCGCGATCCGCCGCTCCCTGAAGCAGGACGTTCACACCCTTCTTGAATGTGAAAGTGCGGAGGAAGCCATTCGCCATCTGGAACATTCTCCTTCCAAATTTGACGTCATCATCGCCGACTTCAAACTCCCAGGCATGGACGGCCTCACACTGTTTCGCACCCTGCGGCAGATGAAATGCCTATCTCCATTTATTCTCTTAACAGGGAATGGATCCGAACAAATTGCCATTGAGGCCTTCAAAGCCGGAGTGAATGACTATTTGGTTAAGGCGTCCGAAAGCGACTACTTGAATTTATTGCCGGCGCTCGTGACGGAAGTCATCCAACATCATCGCTTGAAAATTAAAAATGAGTTGCTGGAATTGTCACTCAAAGAAGCCCAGGAACGGTTTCACCAATTCATGGAGCACTATCAGGGGATTTTTTGGCTGACCGACTTTCAAGAACCAAGAAGGTTATTGTATGTCAGCCCGACCTATGAAAGGATTTGGGGGCGCCCGGCTCTTCAACTCGCTCAAAACCCGTTGGACTGGCTTGAAGCCCTTCATCCCGACGATCAGGACCGAATCAGGAACGCCTATTTGAAGCTGAATATCAGCGGAGAATATAACGAAATTTATCGAATCGTGAAATCAGACGGGTCGACACGCTGGATCCATGAACGCGGCCTCATCAATCACAATCAAGGGGGACATCCGTATCGGATCACCAGGCTGGCTGAAGATATTACCGACCGCACCACGATGTCAGAAGCTCTTCAGGCCAGCGAGGAACGCTTTGCACAGTTCATGGCCCATCTTCCGGGTTTGGCCTATATGAAAGACGAACAGTATCGTTTGACATATCTGAATCCGGAATTTGAACAGGTGTTCAATATTAATCTCAAAAACTGGATAGGCAAAACCGTTCACGACGTCTTACCTCCCGACACGGCGGCAAAGCTCCAATACGATGATGACTGGGTGCTCTCTCATGGTCAATCCCTGGAAATCATCGAGGACATTCCACTCCCTGACGGCCTCCATCAGTATTTAACCTGCAAATTTCCTATTCTCCAACATGACCGTCCACCAATACTGGGAGGTGTATCGATCGATGTCACCGGCCAGTTCAAGGCGGAAATCCAACGGGATCATATTTTTTCCCTATCCCTGGATCTCATGTGCAGCATCGGCATTGACGGGTATCTGAAAAAAACCAATCCTGCCTTCGAAAAACTTCTTGGATACACCCAGGAAGAACTGCTATCCCAACCATTAATCTTTTTCACTCATCCGGATGACCGGCTATCCACCCAGGCAGCATTCCATCAACTCGCTGAAGAGAAAGATGTGGTGGATTTCCAGAACCGCATCCGTGATATCCGTGGCAATTACCTCTGGCTGGAATGGCGTGCCACTCCCCAGCTTCAGGAAAAATCCATCTATGCCGTTGCGCGGGATATCACCCAGCGGTATCACGCAACCAAAGCGCTCCGTCGGTATGAACAAATTGTGTCAACCAGTTCCGACTTTCTCTGCTTTTTAGATGAGAAGAATTGCCTGCAGGCCGTGAATCATGGATTTTGTGAATATTTCAATCTTCCTGCGCGGGAAATCACCGGTCGTCACATTCGGGATTTTGTGGGAACGGAACTATTTGAATCTCAACTCCAAAGCCATTTAGATGACTGTCGGAAAGGGCGGGTCGTCTGCTTTCATCAGGATCTGACCTTTCCTGAAGAAAACGTGCGTTTCATGGAGGTAAGGCTGAATCCCTATGTCGAGTCGGACGGAACGATTTCAGGCGTGACCGCCATATGGAGAGATCTCACCGAGCAAAAACGTCTGGAACAGCATGTGAGACAGACACAAAAAATGGAATCCATCGGAACTCTGGCAGGAGGAATCGCGCACGATTTCAATAATATCCTGATGGCGATTCTCGGATGGGCAGAAATGGGAACATGGAAACATCCCCAAGGCGATCCCGCATACAAATATTTTGAGCAAATCGGAATCGCGGGGAAACGTGGACGGGATCTCATCCAGCAAATCCTCACCTTCAGCCGGCAAACCGAACACCATCCTCGCCCAGTGGATCTGGGCCCGGTTATCGAAGAATCTCTTGCTCTTCTCCGGGCCACCTTTCCCTCAAACATTGAGTTGCATTTTGGTATTCATCACAACATGAATATGGTGTTTGCCGATCCCGTTCAAATTCATCGAATCATCATGAACCTCTGTTCGAATGCGGAACATGCCCTTCGCCCCCATGGCGGAACCCTGACCATCGACCTTCATGCCATCATCATTGAAAAAGGCGACTTCCAATTCCCACCGACGCTGATTCCCGGAAGGTATGTGCAGATCGTTGTCAGTGATTCCGGTCCTGGGATTCCCGACCAAATCCTCTCCAAAATTTTCGACCCGTTTTTCACCACCAAACCCGTGGGAGAAGGAACCGGAATGGGATTGTCCGTGGTACATGGCATCGTAGAAAATCTCCGAGGACACATTTCGGTAAAATCTTCAGCAAAGGATGGAACCACTTTTTTCATCGCCATCCCCGAGTACCAGGTACCCACCGACTCCTCCCTTCATTCAAAGCCTTCCAACATCAGTAACGGAAGTGGACACGTGCTAATTGTGGATGATGAAATATCCATTACCGAAGTCATGAAAGAATTTCTAGAGCATCTGGGCTATACCGTCACAGTCCGGACGAATCCCTTGGAGGCCCTTGAAGAGTTTCGCATGAAACCCCACGGATTCGACTGCCTCATCACGGATCAAACAATGCCTAGACTTGGAGGAGACCAATTGTCTCGAGAAATCCTCAAAGTACGCCCCAATATGCCAATCATCCTTTGTACGGGGTTCAGTCATACGATTGACCAGGAAAATTCTTTGGAACAGGGGATTACGGCATTCCTCTATAAGCCCATCTTATTGGATCAATTGAGCCAAACGCTGACCCACATCCTGTCACATTCCAAGCCCGAAATTCCTTAG
- a CDS encoding CBS domain-containing protein encodes MRRVDYIVGSRDFKGLIAEQFMQDAVYAYHPEDSAESLAQTMTEEGFGSVPIVDRDQHLLGIVSEFDLLHAIKEERSLAGVPARDLMTPAPVTVRRETPAIEIIDRLEGKHLIRMPVVDEEGKLLGVVARRDILLGYLNATRQTKVF; translated from the coding sequence ATGCGACGCGTTGATTACATTGTGGGTTCCCGTGACTTTAAGGGACTGATTGCCGAGCAATTCATGCAAGATGCCGTGTATGCCTATCATCCTGAGGATTCAGCAGAATCACTGGCGCAGACCATGACCGAGGAGGGTTTTGGCAGTGTGCCGATTGTCGACCGTGACCAGCACTTGCTTGGGATTGTCAGCGAGTTCGATCTTCTCCATGCGATTAAGGAGGAGCGGTCTTTGGCAGGTGTCCCGGCGAGGGACTTAATGACTCCTGCCCCGGTGACAGTAAGACGGGAGACGCCGGCTATCGAGATTATTGATCGACTGGAAGGGAAACATCTGATCCGCATGCCGGTGGTCGATGAGGAGGGAAAACTCCTCGGCGTCGTCGCAAGACGGGATATCCTTCTCGGGTATCTGAACGCGACACGACAGACAAAAGTGTTTTAG
- a CDS encoding sensor histidine kinase: MSFKSLTMGIPTVTAGMPQPHLQKALIVGLALGIFVADCLTPLGVGMGSLYILVVVATFPLNHLWTTRIAIIGAMFLIILGYWGSISRLGYETAVINRSLSTLCVLVTGYMTLKNISSRQALQTVKEDLEVKYGLQTKELKEQNQTMSVLLEDLKLTKNDLEDKERRLRVLVDAFPSGMLIVDHLGKVIFANKLIETLFGYAQHELVDHSIDMLVPQRYQKEHFQHRADFFHHPSSRAMGAGRDLFARRKDGTEFPVEIGLNPINTPDGFMVLSSIVDISARKQHEAELKRLNQQLANQNQELEAYNYAVSHDLRTPLRAIHNYADFLLEDLSTTVSSEQTEYLNGITTAVCEAEELVSDLLELSRLNIKDSIPQVCHVGNIIAKTLFLLNFDKNVEIHQPAEWPRVLGHEHLLKQIFQNLLANGVKFNHSSPKVLNMNWKQEPHGMITFTVKDNGIGISEHYQDKIFQVFERLHTNREYEGTGIGLAIVKNAVSRLGGEIRVKSELGKGSIFSFTVPIGENYDDA, from the coding sequence ATGTCATTCAAATCTCTAACCATGGGGATTCCCACCGTCACAGCCGGAATGCCACAGCCACATCTTCAGAAGGCTCTCATTGTGGGACTGGCATTGGGGATCTTCGTGGCGGATTGCTTGACCCCGCTAGGGGTCGGAATGGGTAGTCTGTACATTCTGGTTGTCGTGGCCACCTTCCCCCTCAACCATCTCTGGACTACAAGAATCGCGATAATCGGCGCAATGTTTTTAATTATTCTCGGGTATTGGGGCTCTATTTCAAGGCTTGGATATGAAACAGCCGTTATTAATCGCTCCCTATCGACTCTTTGTGTTTTGGTAACTGGATATATGACCTTGAAAAATATCTCTTCCCGACAGGCACTCCAGACGGTCAAAGAAGATCTCGAGGTCAAATATGGCTTGCAGACGAAGGAACTCAAAGAGCAAAACCAAACAATGTCTGTTCTCCTCGAGGATTTGAAACTGACCAAAAATGATTTGGAAGACAAGGAACGTCGGCTTCGTGTGCTGGTTGATGCCTTCCCGAGCGGGATGTTGATTGTGGATCATCTCGGCAAGGTCATCTTTGCCAATAAATTAATCGAAACCCTCTTTGGGTACGCACAACATGAATTAGTGGATCACTCTATCGATATGCTCGTCCCGCAACGATATCAGAAGGAACATTTCCAACATCGGGCTGACTTTTTCCATCATCCAAGTAGCCGGGCCATGGGCGCCGGACGGGACCTATTTGCCCGCCGCAAAGACGGGACTGAGTTCCCCGTAGAAATCGGACTCAACCCCATCAACACACCGGACGGGTTCATGGTCCTCAGTTCAATCGTGGACATTTCAGCCAGAAAACAACACGAAGCCGAGCTCAAACGCCTCAATCAACAACTAGCCAACCAGAATCAGGAACTGGAGGCCTATAACTATGCCGTTTCACACGATTTACGAACACCCCTGAGAGCAATTCATAATTATGCGGATTTTCTGCTGGAAGACTTGTCCACAACGGTTTCCTCCGAACAAACCGAATATTTGAACGGCATTACCACCGCCGTATGCGAAGCGGAAGAGCTCGTCTCCGATCTCCTTGAACTCTCCCGGTTAAATATCAAGGATTCTATTCCGCAGGTCTGTCATGTCGGAAACATCATTGCCAAAACGCTTTTCCTGCTGAATTTCGACAAAAACGTGGAAATTCATCAACCAGCTGAATGGCCAAGAGTCCTTGGCCATGAACATCTACTGAAACAGATTTTCCAGAACCTCCTGGCCAATGGAGTTAAATTCAACCACTCCTCCCCAAAAGTTCTGAACATGAATTGGAAACAGGAACCTCATGGCATGATCACCTTCACCGTCAAGGACAATGGCATTGGAATCTCTGAACACTATCAGGATAAAATTTTCCAGGTTTTTGAACGATTGCATACGAACAGGGAATATGAGGGAACCGGCATCGGCTTGGCTATTGTCAAAAATGCGGTGAGCAGGCTTGGCGGAGAAATCCGCGTGAAGTCCGAATTGGGCAAAGGCAGCATTTTTTCATTTACGGTACCGATTGGAGAAAATTATGATGATGCATGA
- a CDS encoding cupin domain-containing protein has product MAKLIEQPTRIKPAGNKPKLIDEFIGRVNSGTDQISIARMQSPSGWEEPGQTPEFDEYTLVLSGQLRVETKEGVIEVNAGQAVIAYRNEWVRYSTPGPEGAEYIAVCTQAFSPETVHRDPS; this is encoded by the coding sequence ATGGCTAAACTGATCGAGCAACCCACAAGAATTAAACCTGCAGGGAATAAACCCAAACTCATCGATGAATTTATCGGACGGGTCAATAGCGGCACAGACCAGATCAGCATAGCGCGAATGCAAAGTCCTTCCGGATGGGAAGAGCCCGGCCAGACACCGGAATTCGATGAATATACGCTCGTCCTGTCCGGTCAATTACGGGTGGAAACCAAAGAAGGGGTGATTGAGGTGAATGCCGGTCAGGCGGTCATCGCCTATCGCAATGAATGGGTCCGATACAGCACCCCTGGCCCTGAGGGAGCTGAGTATATCGCGGTGTGTACCCAGGCCTTTTCCCCGGAGACCGTGCATCGCGATCCCTCGTGA
- a CDS encoding DUF5069 domain-containing protein, translating into MMKLRRPQETLAGCCWLARMADKVRASREGSFPFLYRLSLGSPIGIDGYFLRHFRLSFRQFRNAVIETHTDQNLEQWFLGQPGVNSSAISSWNDFAPKLGTPGYPVSFVRHLIKWFVYPKSIRNPVNSLFEMIEQDEAP; encoded by the coding sequence ATGATGAAACTTCGTCGACCACAAGAGACGTTAGCGGGTTGCTGTTGGCTCGCCCGTATGGCGGATAAAGTGCGGGCCTCTCGAGAGGGGAGCTTTCCGTTCCTCTACCGCTTGTCTTTGGGCAGTCCGATTGGAATTGACGGCTATTTCCTTCGACACTTCAGGCTGTCTTTTCGTCAATTTCGCAACGCCGTCATAGAAACTCATACGGACCAAAACCTGGAACAGTGGTTTCTGGGGCAGCCCGGAGTGAATTCCTCCGCTATATCGAGTTGGAATGACTTTGCCCCCAAGCTAGGCACTCCAGGCTACCCTGTCTCCTTTGTGCGCCATCTCATCAAATGGTTTGTCTATCCAAAATCCATCAGGAACCCCGTGAACAGTCTCTTTGAGATGATCGAACAGGATGAAGCCCCGTAA
- a CDS encoding response regulator, with amino-acid sequence MMMHESRNLTILMAEDNPHDVLATKRAWEQFGFGNHLHIVSDGEECLEYLFHQGKYLESNIFPDPDLILLDLKLPKLDGHQVLKTIRANDQFRFLPVIILTNSTLETDRNKGYEYGCTAFLKKPVGYANFANLLKSLRTFWSCVEPYAKPLTA; translated from the coding sequence ATGATGATGCATGAAAGCAGGAATTTAACCATTTTAATGGCGGAAGATAATCCCCACGATGTCCTGGCCACCAAACGTGCGTGGGAACAATTCGGCTTTGGGAATCATCTGCATATCGTGTCGGATGGGGAAGAATGTCTGGAATACCTGTTTCATCAAGGGAAGTACCTGGAATCGAACATCTTTCCTGATCCTGACCTCATACTCCTGGACCTCAAACTCCCAAAGCTGGATGGCCATCAGGTTCTCAAAACGATACGGGCGAACGATCAGTTCCGATTTTTACCTGTCATCATTCTCACGAATTCAACCCTCGAGACCGACCGGAACAAAGGATATGAATACGGGTGCACGGCGTTCCTCAAAAAACCGGTCGGGTACGCCAACTTCGCCAATCTCTTGAAATCCCTACGGACCTTCTGGAGTTGCGTGGAACCCTATGCCAAGCCATTAACAGCCTAA